The Rhodococcus rhodochrous DNA window CCGTCGCACGTGAGGCCGCGTCCTACGTCCGTTTACGCCGGGTCGAGCTGTTCGGTCCTCCGGGCTCGGGGGAGGCCGTCCGTGTGGGGACGAAATCGACAGTGACCGATCCCGTCACCGCCGCCGACACCGAGAGTGAGGAACTCATCCGGCGCCGGCTCACGGAACTGCGGCCGGGCGACGCCTTCCTCGGCGAGGAGACCGGGGCCGACGGCGGGACGGCGACTGCCGCGAGCGGAGTCGTCTGGGTGGTCGATCCCATCGACGGCACCGTCAACTTCGTCTACGGCCTCCCCGCCTCGGCGGTCTCGGTGGCCGCGCGGGTCGACGGACGCTCGGTGGCCGGTGCCGTCGTCGACATCGCCTCGGGGGAGACGTTCTCGGCGGCAGAGGGTCTCGGTGCCCATCTGGACGTCGACGGCACGCGGGTGCCGTTGCGATGCAATCCCGT harbors:
- a CDS encoding inositol monophosphatase family protein; protein product: MCSDRFVHAQRTLPESELSALRDVAVTVAREAASYVRLRRVELFGPPGSGEAVRVGTKSTVTDPVTAADTESEELIRRRLTELRPGDAFLGEETGADGGTATAASGVVWVVDPIDGTVNFVYGLPASAVSVAARVDGRSVAGAVVDIASGETFSAAEGLGAHLDVDGTRVPLRCNPVTDPRLALVATGFSYSPARRARQGELVAALLPRVRDIRRVGAAALDLCMVAAGRVDAHYEHGLGPWDWAAGALVAAEAGAVVRVPSGTGDDGELTVAAAPGIAADFETLLGEIGALDAIPN